In a single window of the Scyliorhinus canicula chromosome 1, sScyCan1.1, whole genome shotgun sequence genome:
- the LOC119964851 gene encoding CD276 antigen-like, translating to MKSILRNLLAVLLLIGISSAVAEFRVHTSKTPVTAIYGQYTVLRCSFTVQDASSLEGLVINWLRVETEEVVYSYYYGKEQLSHQSSRYSGRTSLFLEELKHGNASMKLERGRAEDAGQYKCFVSNIKGSDQDTLSLIFAAFYKEPDFFIQLRPSGTVFKFETQGYPKASVTWYNEENEDISPLSETLYQKSGDGLYSLQSILEIGDANRSSNYTFRLRNDMLHQSVSRTFGLLKELKPYETQTRNRWLFAVPLLIVEFLIILILVRVVYQRQSHPIIRETQNGCHDC from the exons ATGAAAAGTATTTTGAGAAATCTGCTTGCTGTTTTGCTCCTGATTGGAATCAGTTCAGCTGTTG CTGAATTTAGGGTCCATACGTCAAAGACACCAGTGACAGCTATCTACGGCCAGTACACGGTGCTGAGGTGTAGCTTTACAGTTCAGGACGCATCATCACTTGAAGGACTGGTCATCAATTGGCTGCGCGTTGAGACAGAGGAAGTTGTTTATAGTTATTATTATGGAAAAGAGCAACTGAGTCACCAAAGCTCTCGGTATTCTGGGAGGACAAGCTTGTTCCTGGAGGAATTAAAACACGGGAATGCCTCAATGAAGCTGGAACGAGGGAGAGCAGAGGATGCTGGACAATACAAATGCTTTGTCAGTAATATAAAAGGAAGTGACCAGGACACACTCTCACTAATATTTGCTG CATTTTACAAGGAACCTGACTTTTTTATTCAACTaagaccctctgggacagtgttcaAATTTGAAACCCAAGGTTATCCTAAGGCTTCTGTTACCTGGTACAATGAAGAAAATGAGGATATTTCTCCATTGTCTGAGACTTTATACCAAAAAAGTGGAGATGGCCTCTACTCTCTGCAGAGTATTCTGGAAATTGGTGATGCCAATAGAAGCTCTAACTACACATTTAGATTAAGGAATGATATGCTACACCAATCAGTTTCTCGAACATTTGGCCTTTTGAAAG AACTGAAACCTTATGAAACGCAGACAAGAAATCGATGGTTATTTGCAGTCCCTCTCCTTATCGTTGAATTTTTAATCATTTTAATTCTCGTGAGAGTTGTGTACCAGAGACAATCTCATCCGATAATTAGAGAAACACAAAATGGATGCCACGATTGTTGA